One Aegilops tauschii subsp. strangulata cultivar AL8/78 chromosome 7, Aet v6.0, whole genome shotgun sequence genomic window carries:
- the LOC109748614 gene encoding protein FAR1-RELATED SEQUENCE 5-like: MGGLAPMNIITDQDFSMRAGIEEVFPLAVHRHCRWHIIKKVEETLGPFFADRLELHKAFELCVDHSLTVEEFERSWMAMIETYQVQDNETLASLWEKRMYWVSAYFMQCFFPFLQTTQCSEGFNAVLKRYMSPGNSLLQFAKQYTALQQKILGSELQQEANTALKQPKLLTYLPMERQMSKIYTNKIFNK; this comes from the coding sequence ATGGGTGGACTTGCTCCGATGAACATAATAACAGACCAGGATTTTAGCATGCGTGCAGGCATAGAGGAGGTCTTTCCGTTGGCAGTGCATAGGCACTGCAGGTGGCACATTATAAAGAAGGTTGAGGAGACGCTAGGACCTTTCTTTGCTGACCGTCTAGAGCTGCACAAGGCATTCGAGCTGTGCGTGGACCACAGCTTGACGGTGGAGGAGTTTGAAAGGAGCTGGATGGCTATGATTGAAACATATCAAGTCCAAGACAACGAGACGCTTGCTAGCCTGTGGGAGAAGCGAATGTACTGGGTGTCGGCCTACTTCATGCAGTGCTTCTTCCCGTTTCTGCAGACTACGCAGTGCAGTGAGGGGTTCAATGCTGTTTTGAAGCGGTACATGAGCCCTGGCAACTCATTGCTGCAGTTTGCCAAGCAATACACCGCTTTGCAACAAAAAATACTGGGATCTGAGCTACAGCAAGAAGCAAACACCGCGCTCAAGCAGCCAAAATTGCTAACGTATTTACCGATGGAGAGGCAGATGAGCAAGATATACACCAACAAGATTTTTAACAAGTAA
- the LOC109748613 gene encoding protein FAR-RED IMPAIRED RESPONSE 1-like, which produces MAFVPAMPTSTPLHTSTSNTQAHETASDTEVNDETDDEAQGDEDGGQSEIMVPQPPYVGQRFDSFEDAKEFYQTYAKFHGFAVNTEYHRKIKKTNEYSRGEMRCYKARRSKKGKGVAPVVPERKRGIIVKTECPVRYKLNVDGARWVVTEYFDEHNHELIKKFDLVKFLTAQRGFPPLEKKFIKLLHDCNVGPSRMVQTLSLIHSKNGTLSSMPYIPADVTNLKARYHRESRLADIEAMIAYFDEKAKEDPYFFYRIRLDDEHRVRIMYWVDGAARRAYKHFRDCISFDAT; this is translated from the coding sequence ATGGCATTCGTTCCAGCAATGCCGACAAGCACACCTTTGCACACCAGCACAAGCAACACTCAAGCACATGAAACAGCCTCCGATACTGAAGTCAATGATGAAACTGATGACGAAGCACAAGGGGATGAAGATGGTGGGCAATCAGAAATCATGGTACCTCAGCCACCGTATGTTGGGCAGAGATTTGATTCGTTTGAAGATGCAAAGGAATTCTACCAGACATATGCAAAGTTCCATGGGTTTGCGGTCAACACCGAATACCATAGGAAAATTAAAAAAACTAACGAGTACAGTAGAGGTGAGATGAGGTGCTACAAGGCACGAAGGAGCAAGAAGGGTAAAGGTGTTGCGCCTGTCGTTCCGGAACGAAAGAGAGGTATCATTGTCAAGACGGAATGCCCTGTCCGGTATAAGCTGAACGTAGATGGAGCACGGTGGGTGGTCACTGAATATTTTGACGAGCACAACCACGAACTCATAAAGAAGTTTGACCTGGTAAAATTTCTGACCGCCCAGAGAGGATTCCCACCCCTCGAGAAGAAATTCATAAAGCTGCTACATGATTGTAACGTTGGTCCATCAAGAATGGTCCAGACACTATCCCTCATCCACAGCAAAAATGGGACTCTGAGTAGCATGCCCTACATACCAGCAGACGTCACAAACCTAAAGGCAAGGTACCATAGAGAGAGTAGGTTGGCTGACATAGAAGCCATGATAGCCTACTTCGATGAGAAAGCGAAGGAAGATCCATATTTCTTCTACAGGATAAGATTAGACGATGAGCACCGTGTCAGGATCATGTATTGGGTGGATGGTGCTGCAAGAAGAGCCTACAAACATTTTCGAGATTGCATTTCGTTCGACGCGACATAG